One genomic segment of Nothobranchius furzeri strain GRZ-AD chromosome 10, NfurGRZ-RIMD1, whole genome shotgun sequence includes these proteins:
- the pfdn1 gene encoding prefoldin subunit 1, with protein sequence MLMVRLGWTKMAAPVDLELKKAFSELQVKMIDTQQKVKLADLQIDQLTRAQKHAKLTHAEIAKLPDNTRLYEGIGRMFILQSKEEINNLLMDKQKTVDDKIKELEQKKVYLERSVKDAEDNIREMLLSRRAQ encoded by the exons ATGCTCATGGTGAGATTGGGCTGGACAAAGATGGCTGCGCCCGTGGACTTGGAGCTGAAGAAG GCCTTCTCTGAGCTGCAGGTGAAGATGATTGATACTCAGCAGAAGGTGAAGCTGGCTGACTTGCAGATCGATCAGCTAACACGCGCTCAGAAACATGCTAAGCTCACGCACGCTGAGATCGCCAAGCTACCTGATAACACGCGACTCTATGAGGGGATCGGCCGGAT GTTCATTCTTCAGTCAAAGGAGGAAATCAACAACCTACTGATGGACAAACAAAAAACTGTGGATGACAAGATCAAAGAGCTGGAG CAGAAGAAGGTGTACCTGGAGCGCAGCGTCAAAGATGCTGAGGACAACATCAGAGAGATGCTGCTATCCAGGAGAGCACAGTGA